From Desulfobulbaceae bacterium DB1, the proteins below share one genomic window:
- a CDS encoding four helix bundle protein, which yields MNREPAKRFQDLIVWQKSHIFVLAIYAYTTSFPQKELYGLTSQFRRAAVSVPANIAEGFKKRTKPDKSRFLNIAQASLEECRYYLILAQDLGYGNSSQLMGQLEEVSKLLDAYMSSMLHS from the coding sequence GTGAATCGGGAGCCGGCAAAGCGATTTCAAGACCTTATTGTCTGGCAAAAGTCGCATATTTTTGTGTTAGCGATTTATGCCTATACCACCTCCTTTCCACAAAAGGAACTTTACGGACTCACGTCGCAGTTTCGCAGGGCTGCGGTCTCCGTTCCCGCCAACATCGCCGAAGGATTCAAAAAAAGAACAAAACCCGACAAGTCGAGATTTCTTAACATTGCCCAGGCCTCTCTGGAAGAATGCCGTTATTATCTGATTCTGGCGCAGGATCTCGGCTATGGGAACTCCTCCCAATTAATGGGACAACTTGAAGAGGTCAGCAAATTACTTGACGCATACATGTCATCCATGCTTCACTCCTGA
- a CDS encoding twitching motility protein PilT, with product MKILFDTNVILDVLLDREPFSRDASILLCKVEQSEIIGFVCATTITTIHYLAAKALGKKAASLHIQSLLSLFVIAPVNRIVLEKACDAAFNDFEDAVIHEAARNAGAQYIVTRNITDFNKSLLPAYEPGELLNALAALREE from the coding sequence ATGAAAATCCTCTTTGACACCAATGTTATTCTGGATGTTTTGTTGGACAGGGAACCATTTTCACGGGATGCATCGATTTTGCTCTGCAAGGTCGAACAGTCTGAAATTATTGGTTTCGTCTGCGCGACAACAATAACAACCATTCATTACCTCGCCGCCAAAGCCCTTGGTAAAAAAGCGGCCTCCCTCCACATCCAGTCGCTTCTTTCATTATTCGTGATAGCGCCGGTTAATAGAATTGTCCTTGAAAAAGCCTGTGATGCCGCGTTCAATGATTTTGAAGATGCGGTTATTCATGAAGCAGCGCGCAATGCCGGCGCACAATATATCGTCACAAGAAATATCACGGACTTCAACAAGAGTCTGCTGCCGGCATATGAACCGGGCGAGCTCCTCAACGCCCTGGCAGCGCTGAGAGAAGAGTGA
- a CDS encoding antitoxin, translating into MNTKLTLRMDENLITSAKKYSARTGKSVSRLVADLFEIIKNEKIQTEQELTPTVKSLKGSLKGGKIREVDYKKYLEEKYL; encoded by the coding sequence ATGAACACAAAGTTAACATTGCGCATGGATGAAAATCTCATTACGTCGGCCAAAAAATATTCCGCCCGGACCGGAAAGTCCGTATCACGGCTTGTTGCGGATTTATTTGAAATTATTAAAAACGAGAAAATACAAACCGAACAGGAATTAACCCCGACAGTCAAATCCCTCAAGGGCTCGCTGAAAGGCGGGAAAATACGGGAGGTGGACTATAAAAAATATCTGGAAGAAAAATATTTATGA
- a CDS encoding plasmid maintenance protein CcdB: MAQFDVYENSNPDTKKTVPYLLDVQADLLAGLATHVVVPLVPVSVMGKAARHLNPVFDIKKTHVVMSTAELAGVPVKILGEKVTSLIDSRNEIIGALDFLFTGY; the protein is encoded by the coding sequence ATGGCACAATTTGACGTTTATGAAAATTCAAACCCGGACACGAAAAAAACCGTACCATATTTGCTCGATGTGCAAGCCGATTTGCTTGCCGGCCTGGCGACTCATGTCGTCGTACCCCTCGTGCCCGTTTCCGTCATGGGGAAGGCGGCAAGGCATCTCAACCCGGTATTTGACATCAAAAAGACACATGTCGTGATGTCCACCGCGGAACTTGCCGGTGTGCCGGTAAAAATCCTGGGAGAAAAAGTAACGTCATTGATCGACAGCAGAAACGAAATTATCGGCGCGCTGGATTTTTTATTCACCGGCTATTGA
- a CDS encoding acetoacetyl-CoA synthase: protein MQAILARPDAPKKSTNLSINSELLRLAKENHINLSQTLEQRLAEMLREEQSRKWLEENHDAIEAYNSRIATAGAFSDGLRCF, encoded by the coding sequence ATGCAAGCAATACTCGCCAGGCCGGATGCTCCCAAAAAATCAACGAATCTCAGCATTAACAGCGAACTCCTCCGGTTGGCCAAGGAAAACCATATTAATCTTTCGCAAACCCTTGAACAGCGTCTTGCCGAAATGCTGCGTGAGGAACAATCGCGAAAATGGCTTGAAGAAAATCATGATGCAATCGAGGCGTATAACTCCCGTATTGCAACTGCCGGGGCTTTCAGTGACGGATTGAGGTGCTTCTGA
- a CDS encoding ATP-dependent Clp protease ATP-binding subunit ClpA: protein MINQKVEMALVMAIREAKKRRHEHVTVEHILFGLLHDELAVRIVKGCDGDVDNLKKDLEAFFMLNLPVYDESDTQDPVQTIGFNRVLQRAIAHVQSCGKGEVDSGDVLTAIFSEPESFAVYFLEKEGLSRFEVVQYISHKLPSPPLAMPREEQKKEKEKQSSASALEKFTISFSRRAAEGLIDPLIGRNRELTRVMQVLCRRRKNNPLLVGEPGVGKTAIAEGLALRIHENKVPDLLSDAAIHLLDMGALLSGTKYRGDFEERLKGIITEVEKQPNIILVIDEIHTIVGAGATSGGSMDASNLLKPALQSGTLRCIGSTTYEEYKNYIEKDRALSRRFQKIDIEEPSVDETFEILKGLKSRYEEHHGVKFSSPSLRAAAELAERYINDRFLPDKAIDVLDEVGAALRLDGKARKRRSVTVRDIETVIARMARIPAKNISGSDMEQLKGLTETLQGRIFGQDHALDALVTAVKRSRAGLKEPDRPTGSFLFAGPTGVGKTEAARQLAQALSIHFERFDMSEYMEKHAVARLIGAPPGYVGFDQGGLLTDAIRKHPYCVLLLDEIEKAHPDIFGILLQVMDHSTLTDNAGRKADFRNVILIMTTNAGAREITGQPIGFMSSKKGRDQKVLRDMFSPEFRNRLDAIITFNSLEPLVMELIVDKMIGELQERLADRNVVIRLAKKARAWLAAQGYDPDYGARPLRRLIMTEIGDRITEEILFGRLSRGGAVLVDRSKKGFVFTYDEPVKN, encoded by the coding sequence ATGATTAATCAAAAAGTTGAAATGGCCCTTGTCATGGCCATTCGTGAAGCGAAAAAACGCCGGCATGAGCATGTGACGGTGGAGCATATCCTTTTCGGCCTGCTCCATGATGAACTGGCGGTGCGGATTGTCAAGGGGTGCGATGGGGATGTGGACAATCTGAAAAAGGATCTTGAGGCCTTTTTCATGCTCAATCTGCCGGTTTATGACGAAAGCGACACACAGGATCCTGTGCAGACCATCGGCTTCAACCGCGTTCTGCAACGGGCCATTGCCCATGTGCAGAGCTGCGGCAAGGGGGAGGTGGATTCGGGCGACGTGCTGACCGCCATTTTTTCGGAACCGGAGTCATTTGCCGTCTATTTCCTGGAAAAAGAGGGCTTGAGCCGTTTCGAGGTCGTGCAGTATATTTCCCATAAATTACCCTCCCCGCCCCTTGCCATGCCTCGGGAAGAGCAGAAAAAAGAAAAGGAAAAGCAGAGCTCGGCATCCGCCCTGGAAAAATTCACCATCAGTTTTTCCCGGCGGGCCGCCGAAGGGCTCATTGATCCGTTGATCGGTCGCAACCGGGAATTGACCAGGGTGATGCAGGTTCTCTGCCGTCGACGGAAAAACAACCCGTTGCTGGTGGGCGAGCCCGGGGTGGGGAAGACCGCCATCGCCGAGGGACTGGCCCTGCGCATCCATGAGAACAAGGTTCCTGATCTGCTTTCAGATGCGGCCATTCATCTGCTTGACATGGGGGCGTTGCTTTCCGGCACTAAATACCGGGGTGATTTTGAAGAACGGCTGAAGGGGATCATTACCGAGGTGGAAAAGCAGCCGAACATCATTCTGGTCATCGATGAAATCCACACCATTGTCGGCGCGGGCGCAACCAGCGGCGGCAGCATGGATGCCTCCAATCTGCTGAAACCGGCTCTGCAATCCGGCACCCTGCGCTGCATCGGCTCCACCACCTATGAAGAATACAAGAACTACATTGAAAAAGATCGGGCCTTGTCCCGCCGGTTCCAGAAGATCGACATTGAAGAGCCGTCGGTGGATGAAACCTTTGAAATTCTCAAGGGGCTGAAATCCCGCTATGAGGAGCATCATGGCGTGAAGTTTTCCAGTCCGTCCTTGCGGGCCGCGGCCGAGCTTGCCGAGCGCTATATCAATGATCGTTTTCTGCCCGACAAGGCCATCGATGTGCTGGACGAGGTGGGGGCGGCGCTCAGGCTCGACGGCAAGGCACGGAAACGCAGAAGCGTCACCGTCCGTGATATTGAGACCGTGATTGCCCGGATGGCACGGATACCTGCCAAGAATATTTCCGGATCCGACATGGAGCAGTTGAAGGGCCTGACGGAGACGTTGCAGGGTCGTATTTTCGGGCAGGATCATGCCTTGGATGCGCTGGTTACCGCGGTGAAGCGCAGCCGGGCCGGACTGAAGGAGCCGGACCGCCCGACAGGATCCTTTTTGTTTGCCGGTCCCACCGGAGTGGGGAAAACCGAGGCGGCCCGCCAGCTTGCCCAGGCGCTTTCCATCCATTTCGAGCGCTTTGACATGAGCGAGTACATGGAAAAGCACGCAGTGGCACGGCTGATCGGCGCGCCGCCCGGTTATGTCGGGTTTGACCAGGGCGGCCTGTTGACCGACGCCATCAGGAAGCACCCCTATTGTGTTCTGCTTCTGGATGAGATCGAAAAGGCCCATCCGGATATTTTCGGCATTCTCCTGCAGGTGATGGACCACTCAACGCTTACCGACAACGCGGGGCGCAAGGCGGATTTCCGCAATGTGATTCTCATCATGACCACCAATGCCGGGGCACGCGAGATAACCGGCCAGCCCATCGGTTTCATGTCCAGTAAAAAAGGGCGGGATCAGAAGGTGCTCAGGGATATGTTTTCACCGGAGTTCAGGAACCGGCTCGACGCCATCATCACCTTCAACTCACTGGAGCCGCTGGTGATGGAGCTGATTGTCGACAAGATGATCGGTGAGCTGCAGGAGCGTCTTGCCGACAGAAACGTCGTCA
- a CDS encoding L-aspartate oxidase, with protein MTLATDFLVIGSGISGLSFALKAARLGHVILVTKKNRVDTATNLAQGGIAAVLSEHDSFAMHIEDTLKAGDGLCDEEVVRLVVESGPERVRELIDLGVSFTRDERNDARLDLGREGGHSARRIAHARDLTGREIERGLLNQVARNDNITVLEDHLSVDLLIASRAGIPVSGPFPDRCLGAYILDRQDNSIKPYLARTTVLCTGGAGKVYLYTTNPDIATGDGIAMAYRAGAKVANLEFVQFHPTCLYHPQAKNFLISEAVRGEGGRLVDRHGTAFMEKYDSRGDLATRDAVARAIDSEMKASGDDNVFLDITHKPADFVRKRFPNIYATCLSYGIDITREPIPVVPAAHYMCGGVLTDIMGRTSIENLYAFGETACTGLHGGNRLASNSLLEAVVFAHQAWLQCEKEWPEVSKRPFPQVSGWYAGKAERIEECVLISHNWDQLRRLMWNYVGIVRSEKRLSLVKKRMRPILDEVAQHFRDYLLTPDLIELRNLALVAELIVCCAMKRKESRGLHYLLDYPRRDDVNWRKNTVLWKGQEPGVRSQKSE; from the coding sequence ATGACCTTGGCAACAGATTTTCTCGTTATCGGCTCCGGAATTTCCGGATTATCCTTTGCCCTGAAGGCGGCCCGGCTGGGCCACGTCATCCTGGTGACCAAGAAAAACCGGGTTGACACGGCGACAAATCTTGCCCAGGGCGGCATCGCCGCGGTGCTCTCGGAGCATGATTCCTTTGCCATGCATATCGAGGATACCCTCAAGGCGGGCGACGGCCTGTGCGATGAAGAGGTGGTGCGACTGGTGGTGGAAAGCGGGCCTGAGCGCGTCCGGGAGCTGATTGATCTCGGCGTTTCCTTTACCAGGGATGAGCGGAATGATGCCCGTCTTGACCTGGGACGTGAAGGCGGCCACTCGGCCCGGCGCATTGCCCATGCCCGGGATCTCACCGGCCGGGAGATCGAGCGCGGGCTGCTGAACCAGGTTGCCCGCAACGACAATATCACCGTGCTGGAGGATCATCTGTCGGTTGACCTGCTGATTGCCTCCAGGGCCGGGATCCCGGTGAGCGGGCCTTTTCCGGACCGCTGCCTGGGCGCCTATATCCTCGACCGGCAAGACAACTCCATCAAGCCCTATCTGGCCCGGACCACGGTGCTTTGCACCGGCGGGGCGGGAAAGGTCTATCTTTATACCACCAATCCCGACATCGCCACCGGCGACGGCATTGCCATGGCCTACCGGGCCGGAGCCAAGGTGGCCAATCTGGAATTCGTCCAGTTTCACCCCACCTGTCTGTATCATCCCCAGGCCAAAAATTTTCTCATATCCGAGGCGGTGCGCGGCGAAGGCGGTCGCCTGGTGGACAGGCACGGCACAGCCTTTATGGAAAAATACGATTCGCGCGGCGATCTGGCCACCCGGGATGCGGTGGCCCGGGCCATCGATTCCGAGATGAAGGCCAGCGGCGACGACAATGTCTTTCTCGACATCACCCATAAACCGGCGGATTTTGTCAGGAAACGGTTCCCCAACATTTACGCGACCTGCCTGTCCTACGGCATCGACATCACCCGCGAGCCGATCCCGGTGGTGCCGGCCGCCCATTACATGTGCGGCGGGGTGTTGACCGACATCATGGGCCGTACCTCCATCGAGAACCTCTATGCCTTCGGCGAAACCGCCTGCACCGGGCTGCACGGCGGCAATCGACTGGCCAGCAACTCACTGCTCGAGGCGGTGGTTTTTGCGCATCAGGCCTGGCTGCAGTGTGAAAAGGAATGGCCGGAAGTGAGCAAACGCCCCTTCCCCCAAGTGTCCGGCTGGTATGCCGGCAAGGCGGAACGGATCGAGGAGTGCGTGCTGATCAGCCACAACTGGGACCAGCTCCGTCGGCTGATGTGGAATTACGTCGGTATTGTCCGCTCGGAAAAACGGCTGAGCCTGGTGAAGAAGCGGATGCGGCCCATCCTTGACGAAGTGGCCCAGCATTTCCGCGACTATCTGCTGACCCCGGACCTCATTGAACTGCGCAACCTGGCCCTGGTGGCGGAACTCATCGTTTGTTGCGCCATGAAGAGGAAGGAGTCCAGGGGGCTTCATTACCTGCTTGATTACCCGCGGCGGGATGATGTCAACTGGCGGAAGAACACGGTGCTGTGGAAGGGGCAGGAGCCAGGAGTCAGGAGTCAGAAGTCAGAATAA
- a CDS encoding antitoxin, with amino-acid sequence MTILNATEARSRLYSLIDEAANTHQPIVITGKRGNAVLVSEEDWNAISETLSLLSVPGMRESIKAGMNQPVAECSRELDW; translated from the coding sequence ATGACCATTCTTAATGCCACTGAGGCGCGATCCCGGCTGTACAGTCTGATCGATGAAGCCGCAAATACCCATCAACCAATTGTCATTACCGGAAAAAGAGGAAATGCTGTCCTGGTGTCCGAAGAAGATTGGAACGCCATCTCGGAAACACTCTCTTTGCTGTCAGTACCGGGAATGCGTGAATCAATCAAGGCAGGCATGAATCAGCCGGTCGCTGAATGCTCGCGGGAGCTTGATTGGTGA
- a CDS encoding transcriptional regulator — protein sequence MYENISELLKQIALGEDSVLELKAVEFSGNKVVGPHRDGMADELAAMANTTSGIIVLGVDDKSKEIRGIPPEKLDMVEGWLRSICNDSIDPPLDCVIRKLIVPDQRDGEKTILRIDVPRSLFVHKSPNGYFRRLGSSKREMKPDVLARLFQQRSQARLIRFDEQTVPGTSVNDLNPKLWKQFRTVISPKADMEFLEKMKLLAKDEDGAMRATVSGILMTSDAPESFLPSAFIQVVCYRGTARNAAYQLDARDITGPLDVQIRDACKFVERNMRVFAIKAPNRIETPQFSMNAVFEAVVNAVAHRDYSIYGSKIRLHLFGDRLEIFSPGAIPNTMTIESISERQSARNELISSLLARCPMNVNAIGSQRNFIMDRRGEGVPIIIIESEKLSGRKPEYLLIDDAELKLTIFAAPSPHDDD from the coding sequence ATGTACGAAAACATTTCCGAACTGCTTAAACAAATTGCCTTGGGCGAAGACTCTGTTCTTGAACTCAAGGCGGTGGAATTCAGCGGAAACAAAGTTGTCGGCCCACACAGGGATGGCATGGCAGACGAACTGGCGGCCATGGCGAATACGACATCCGGCATCATTGTGCTGGGGGTTGATGACAAGAGCAAAGAGATTCGAGGGATACCGCCGGAGAAACTTGACATGGTTGAAGGCTGGCTTCGTTCCATTTGCAACGACTCGATTGATCCTCCCTTGGATTGCGTCATTCGCAAACTAATTGTGCCCGATCAACGAGATGGTGAGAAAACTATCCTGCGAATAGACGTGCCCCGTAGTCTGTTCGTCCATAAAAGCCCCAATGGCTATTTTCGCCGCCTCGGCAGTTCCAAGCGGGAGATGAAACCAGATGTGCTGGCCCGGCTCTTCCAGCAACGCAGTCAGGCGCGACTCATCCGCTTCGACGAACAGACGGTTCCGGGGACATCGGTCAATGATCTGAATCCCAAGCTGTGGAAGCAATTCAGGACGGTTATCTCGCCGAAAGCGGATATGGAATTTCTTGAAAAGATGAAACTCCTTGCCAAGGACGAAGACGGCGCCATGCGGGCAACGGTCAGCGGTATTCTGATGACATCGGACGCGCCAGAGTCTTTTCTGCCCAGCGCGTTTATTCAGGTCGTTTGTTACCGGGGAACCGCGCGCAACGCTGCCTATCAACTGGACGCCCGGGATATCACTGGCCCGCTTGATGTGCAGATTCGGGACGCCTGCAAGTTTGTCGAGAGAAACATGCGGGTCTTTGCCATCAAAGCACCCAACCGGATCGAGACCCCGCAGTTTTCCATGAATGCGGTCTTCGAGGCGGTGGTCAACGCAGTTGCCCATCGCGATTACTCCATTTACGGTTCCAAGATCCGCCTGCACCTGTTTGGCGATCGGCTGGAAATATTCTCTCCTGGCGCGATCCCCAACACCATGACCATTGAGAGCATTTCGGAACGGCAATCGGCACGGAACGAATTAATCAGTTCCTTGCTGGCTCGTTGCCCGATGAACGTAAATGCCATCGGCAGTCAGCGGAACTTTATTATGGACAGGCGAGGTGAGGGGGTGCCGATCATCATCATCGAAAGCGAGAAACTGTCGGGCAGGAAACCGGAGTACCTGCTCATCGATGATGCCGAGCTCAAGCTGACGATTTTTGCGGCGCCGTCACCCCATGACGATGATTGA
- a CDS encoding exodeoxyribonuclease III → MPFNIDHILTILAHEVASYKVPVVDLIAVQTEDPFQVLTATILSARTKDETTAAAAARLFKRAPDIKALAALSEEEIAGLISPVGFFRNKATYLARLPEALSRFGGKIPDTVEELLLLPGVGRKTANLVVAVAFKKPAICVDTHVHRIMNIWGYVQTKTPFETEMALRAKLPKHHWLTVNSILVAFGQGTCRPVAPHCDSCVIRAECPRIGVTPRKVRDKKMPGKNLLKKMVCWNVNGIRALEKKGFVEQVREFDADILALQETKAQEDQLGAALKNIDGYTSYWHSAERKGYSGVAVYTRIAPLKVMHGMGIPEFDGEGRVLTLEFADFFLVNIYFPNAGEGLKRLDYKLSFNRALQDFLAGLGRGKSLVVCGDYNVAHREIDLANPKSNENNAGFTAEERRWMDDFLSSGFVDTFRMFTPAGGHYTWWSYRFNARAKDIGWRIDYFCVDEKSRGRVREASILKDVMGSDHCPVGIDFG, encoded by the coding sequence ATGCCATTCAACATCGACCACATTCTCACCATTCTTGCCCATGAGGTGGCCTCTTACAAGGTGCCGGTGGTGGACCTCATCGCCGTGCAGACCGAGGACCCTTTTCAGGTGCTGACGGCCACCATCCTCTCCGCCCGCACCAAGGACGAAACCACCGCCGCTGCCGCGGCCCGCCTTTTTAAAAGAGCCCCGGATATCAAGGCGCTTGCCGCGCTTTCCGAGGAAGAAATCGCCGGTCTCATCTCCCCGGTGGGTTTTTTCCGCAACAAGGCGACCTATCTGGCCCGGCTGCCCGAAGCGCTCAGCCGGTTCGGCGGAAAAATTCCCGATACGGTGGAGGAGCTTCTTCTGCTGCCCGGGGTGGGACGAAAAACCGCCAATCTGGTGGTGGCCGTGGCTTTCAAGAAACCGGCCATCTGCGTTGACACCCATGTGCACCGCATCATGAACATCTGGGGGTATGTGCAAACGAAAACGCCCTTTGAAACGGAAATGGCGTTGCGGGCGAAACTGCCGAAGCACCACTGGCTCACGGTCAATTCCATCCTCGTTGCATTCGGCCAGGGGACCTGCCGGCCGGTGGCGCCCCACTGCGATTCCTGCGTGATCCGCGCGGAATGCCCGCGTATCGGCGTCACGCCGCGCAAGGTCAGGGACAAGAAAATGCCGGGCAAGAATCTGCTGAAAAAAATGGTATGCTGGAATGTCAACGGCATCCGGGCGTTGGAAAAAAAGGGCTTTGTCGAGCAGGTCCGGGAGTTCGACGCGGATATCCTGGCGCTGCAGGAAACCAAGGCCCAGGAGGACCAGCTTGGCGCCGCCCTGAAAAATATCGACGGCTATACCTCGTACTGGCATTCCGCCGAGCGCAAGGGCTATTCCGGGGTGGCGGTGTACACGAGGATTGCTCCGCTCAAGGTCATGCACGGCATGGGAATCCCGGAATTTGACGGGGAGGGACGGGTGCTCACCCTGGAATTTGCCGATTTTTTCCTGGTCAACATCTATTTCCCCAATGCCGGCGAGGGCCTGAAGCGACTTGACTATAAACTTTCCTTCAACCGCGCCCTGCAGGATTTTCTTGCCGGGCTTGGCCGCGGCAAGTCGCTGGTGGTGTGCGGCGATTATAATGTGGCGCACCGGGAAATTGATCTCGCCAACCCGAAAAGCAATGAGAATAATGCCGGATTCACCGCGGAGGAACGGCGCTGGATGGATGATTTTCTGTCGAGCGGCTTTGTCGACACCTTCCGCATGTTCACCCCGGCCGGCGGCCATTACACCTGGTGGAGCTACCGGTTCAACGCCCGGGCCAAGGACATCGGCTGGCGCATCGATTATTTCTGCGTGGATGAAAAAAGCAGGGGGCGAGTGCGGGAGGCGTCAATTCTGAAGGATGTCATGGGCTCGGACCATTGCCCGGTGGGGATTGATTTTGGGTAG
- a CDS encoding ATP-dependent Clp protease adaptor ClpS: MAVPDKKRDSGVLTEEKQKVEEPPLYKVLLHNDDYTTMDFVIMILETVFHKNAGEATRIMLNVHQQGIGVAGVYTREIADTKVHIVHDLARRNEFPLKCSMEQV, encoded by the coding sequence ATGGCTGTGCCGGATAAGAAGCGTGACAGCGGTGTGCTCACCGAGGAAAAACAGAAGGTGGAGGAACCGCCTCTTTACAAGGTGCTGCTCCACAATGACGATTATACGACCATGGACTTCGTCATTATGATTCTGGAGACGGTTTTCCACAAGAATGCGGGCGAGGCCACCCGGATCATGCTCAATGTTCATCAGCAGGGCATCGGCGTGGCCGGGGTATACACCAGGGAGATTGCCGATACCAAAGTGCATATTGTCCACGACCTGGCGCGGAGGAATGAATTCCCCCTCAAGTGCTCCATGGAGCAGGTGTGA
- a CDS encoding toxin of toxin-antitoxin system, protein MSWLLVYTGQAQKDARKLAASGLKKKARALLAVLRENPFQNPLPCEKLIGDLGGAYSRRINIQHRLVYQVLEEENVVKVLRLWTHYE, encoded by the coding sequence GTGAGCTGGCTGCTCGTTTACACCGGACAAGCGCAAAAGGACGCAAGGAAACTCGCCGCATCAGGGTTGAAGAAGAAGGCGCGGGCGTTGCTGGCTGTTCTGCGGGAAAATCCGTTTCAAAACCCTCTGCCCTGCGAAAAACTGATTGGCGACCTGGGAGGGGCGTACTCACGAAGAATAAACATCCAGCATCGCCTTGTTTATCAAGTCCTGGAAGAAGAGAATGTGGTGAAGGTGTTGCGGCTGTGGACGCATTATGAGTAA
- a CDS encoding transcriptional regulator, translating into MRPSLKEFKKKALSDPEVKKEYVRLSAAYELRKQLIKIRKEAGLTQEELAAILHTNKSNISRLENVNSKISPKLSTIEEYAKAAGYRLEINFVPQSH; encoded by the coding sequence ATGAGACCATCACTGAAAGAATTCAAAAAGAAAGCACTTTCCGATCCCGAAGTCAAGAAAGAGTATGTAAGGCTTTCCGCTGCCTATGAACTCAGAAAACAACTCATTAAAATCCGCAAGGAAGCCGGGTTGACTCAGGAAGAACTTGCCGCGATTTTACACACGAATAAAAGCAATATTTCAAGGCTTGAAAATGTAAATTCAAAAATTTCTCCAAAACTATCTACCATTGAGGAGTATGCCAAGGCAGCAGGGTACAGGCTTGAAATTAATTTTGTCCCGCAATCCCATTAA
- a CDS encoding toxin Y4kP, protein MQVRWTEQAIADLQSLRAHIERDKPRAAKKFVLRIISIVENDLVLQPGMGRPGRKTGTKELIVTGTPYFIPYRIKDNWLEIIRVLHGAMKWP, encoded by the coding sequence ATGCAAGTAAGGTGGACAGAGCAAGCCATAGCCGACCTCCAGTCTCTCCGCGCACACATTGAGAGAGATAAACCCCGGGCCGCTAAAAAATTTGTTCTAAGAATTATAAGTATTGTGGAAAATGATTTGGTTTTGCAGCCTGGGATGGGCAGACCGGGTAGAAAAACCGGAACCAAGGAACTGATTGTCACCGGGACTCCATATTTTATTCCATATCGTATAAAGGATAATTGGTTGGAAATAATCAGGGTGCTGCATGGGGCAATGAAGTGGCCTTAG